In Nocardia asteroides, the following proteins share a genomic window:
- the fadD32 gene encoding long-chain-fatty-acid--AMP ligase FadD32 has protein sequence MEETFDDYLDATGNIVIPEGRTLVDHVEKHTRNDANTLAYRYIDYSRERDGEVHELTWQEFGVRLRAVAARLQQVTNPGDRVAILAPQGLDYVISFFAAIYAGTISVPLFDPDEPGHTDRLHAVLGDCEPSAILTATSSAAGVRQFFRSLPAAQRPRIIAVDAIPDTLGDSWVRPDTAIDDIAYLQYTSGSTRVPAGVEITHRAVGTNLLQMINSLNMNENSRGVTWLPLFHDMGLLTVILPAVGGKFITIMSPSAFVRRPSRWINELAAVSDGAGTFAAAPNFAFEHAAARGVPKAGESLDLSNVIGLINGSEPVTVSSMKKFNEAFAPFGLPKTAIKPCYGMAEATLFVSATKAEDEAKYIYVDRDELNKGRMVRVEQSAENAIAQVSCGYVGLSQWAAIIDPESVEGPDGGRELPDGQVGEIWLHGNNMGIGYWGRPDESTKTFRNRVTDRQPGGHTEGTAADADWMRTGDFGVYFDGELYITGRVKDLVIVDGRNHYPQDLEFSAQEASKALRPGFVAAFAVPANQLPAEVFTADSHSGLKFDADDASEQLVIVAERGPGAGKADPAPIADAVRAAVSLRHGVTARDILLVPAGSIPRTSSGKIARRACKAAYLEGTLRGGYTQQAFPDAPEE, from the coding sequence ATGGAAGAGACTTTCGACGACTACCTGGACGCGACCGGGAACATTGTGATTCCCGAGGGTCGGACCCTGGTCGATCACGTCGAGAAGCACACCCGTAACGACGCGAACACGCTCGCGTACCGCTACATCGACTACTCGCGGGAACGCGATGGCGAGGTGCACGAGCTGACCTGGCAGGAGTTCGGAGTTCGGCTGCGCGCGGTGGCCGCTCGCCTGCAGCAGGTGACCAACCCGGGCGACCGGGTCGCGATCCTCGCCCCGCAGGGCCTGGACTACGTGATCTCCTTCTTCGCCGCGATCTACGCAGGCACCATCTCGGTGCCGCTGTTCGATCCGGACGAGCCGGGCCACACCGACCGGCTGCACGCCGTGCTCGGCGACTGTGAGCCCTCGGCGATCCTCACCGCGACCTCCTCGGCCGCCGGTGTCCGTCAGTTCTTCCGCTCGCTGCCCGCCGCGCAGCGCCCGCGCATCATCGCCGTCGACGCGATCCCGGACACCCTCGGTGATTCCTGGGTCCGCCCCGACACCGCGATCGACGACATCGCCTACCTGCAGTACACCTCGGGCTCGACCCGGGTGCCCGCCGGTGTGGAGATCACGCACCGCGCGGTCGGCACAAACCTGCTGCAGATGATCAACTCGCTGAACATGAACGAGAACTCGCGCGGTGTCACCTGGCTCCCGCTGTTCCACGACATGGGCCTGCTGACGGTGATCCTGCCCGCGGTCGGCGGCAAGTTCATCACCATCATGTCGCCGAGCGCGTTCGTGCGCCGTCCGTCGCGCTGGATCAACGAGCTGGCCGCGGTGTCCGACGGCGCGGGCACCTTCGCCGCGGCGCCGAACTTCGCGTTCGAGCACGCCGCCGCGCGTGGTGTGCCGAAGGCGGGCGAGTCGCTCGACCTGTCCAACGTCATCGGCCTGATCAACGGCTCCGAGCCGGTGACCGTGTCGTCGATGAAGAAGTTCAACGAGGCGTTCGCCCCGTTCGGCCTGCCCAAGACCGCGATCAAGCCCTGCTACGGCATGGCGGAGGCGACGCTGTTCGTCTCGGCGACCAAGGCCGAGGACGAGGCCAAGTACATCTACGTCGACCGCGACGAGCTCAACAAGGGCCGGATGGTCCGCGTGGAGCAGTCCGCCGAGAACGCCATCGCGCAGGTCTCCTGCGGTTACGTGGGCCTGTCGCAGTGGGCCGCGATCATCGACCCCGAGTCGGTGGAGGGCCCCGACGGCGGCCGCGAGCTGCCCGACGGCCAGGTCGGCGAGATCTGGCTGCACGGCAACAACATGGGCATCGGCTACTGGGGTCGCCCCGACGAGTCCACCAAGACCTTCCGCAACCGGGTCACCGACCGTCAGCCGGGCGGGCACACCGAGGGCACCGCCGCCGACGCGGACTGGATGCGGACCGGCGACTTCGGCGTGTACTTCGACGGCGAGCTCTACATCACCGGCCGCGTCAAGGACCTGGTGATCGTCGACGGCCGCAACCACTACCCGCAGGACCTGGAGTTCTCCGCGCAGGAGGCGTCCAAGGCGCTGCGCCCCGGTTTCGTCGCCGCGTTCGCGGTGCCCGCCAACCAGCTGCCCGCCGAGGTCTTCACGGCCGACAGCCACTCCGGCCTGAAGTTCGACGCCGACGACGCGTCCGAGCAGCTGGTCATCGTGGCCGAGCGTGGGCCCGGCGCGGGCAAGGCCGACCCGGCTCCGATCGCCGACGCGGTGCGCGCGGCGGTCTCGCTGCGCCACGGTGTGACCGCCCGGGACATCCTGCTCGTCCCCGCGGGTTCCATCCCGCGTACCTCCAGCGGAAAGATCGCCCGGCGGGCCTGCAAGGCCGCCTACCTCGAGGGAACGCTGCGCGGTGGTTACACCCAGCAGGCTTTCCCCGATGCACCGGAAGAGTAA
- the pks13 gene encoding polyketide synthase Pks13 (Pks13 is a key enzyme in mycolic acid biosynthesis.), with protein MADNEGTPTQNPDVPATTTPEGDLSVAELREWLRKWVADATGQSIDAITVDRPMEEFGLASRDALALGGDIEDLTGVTLTPTVVYQHPTIASLAEVIVNGEPELPAEELEDYAAAYRPGEAHDIAVVGLSTRLPGAGSTPESTWDFIIGRGDAIRELPEGRWSEFLGDPGVAQTVAESNTLGGYLDQDVVKGFDAEFFAMSPVEVERVDPQQRLMMELTWEALEHARIPASELKGGKVGVFVGSSSSDFQLIASLGLGDRDPNLPISAEAYALLGASTGIIANRVSYFFDFRGPSVTVDTACSSTIVAVHQAVRALRDGEADVALAGGVNMILAPVITLGFEKNGAVAKDGHIKAFSNDADGMVRSEGAGLVVLKRLVDAERDGDSILGVIKGSAVNSDGRSNGLFAPNPEAQADVLRAAYRDAGIAPSSVDYIEAHGTGTPIGDPIEAEALARIVGRGRDADKPALLGSAKTNFGHLESGAGAASLAKVLMSFRHNVIPPNINYAGPSPYIPFEQANLKVVDEPTEYPRYSGVATVGISGFGFGGTNAHVVLQEYVPSKPVVEDVTPAQVAAEEIEGEESTDVLAEATAITEAAAEPEQPVELEWDGERAEPLPVILAVSAYLPSRRKRAAAELADWLEGAGKDVPLVDVARALAKRSHQRSRGVVLAKTHDEAVAGLRAIAEGKPGAGVFTADSPAAAPPVWVMCGFGAQHRKMSKQLYNENSIFRKAVDEVDELVQDEAGYSIREMFLDDEQDYDVGTCQVGIFTTQLGLAAVLRAHGAEPAAVVGHSMGEVAGAYIAGGLSLEDAVRVICARSRLMGEGEQMITEDDVRNMALVELSAHDVAELLPRFPDVECAVYAAPTNTVIGGPREQVEQIVAEVEGMGKFARILPTRGAGHTSQMDPLLGELAAELAGIEPTALKTGLFSTVHEGLYFKPGSEPIHDEPYWVKNMRHSVYFTNAIKAAVDSGHTTFLELAPNSVALMQVLGTTFAAGVHDAQLIPTLKRKEDESAGVIGALAQLYVHGHAVNLSSLLPEGDYADVPRTAFVRKEYWPAVAMSSGTGNTRVPGAHVAMPDGRHAWEVQAASVTDLTALVRAAAAQVLSDVAVTVSHPHAALPASGTLTTTLTPHLGGASVQVHAKGATGFTLLFDAVVTSGAPLPEPVVAEVVPAAVAEPTAAEVAVATSDRWSPDSGESVEQRLCVIVAESMGYAVEDLPMEIPLMELGLDSLMAMRIKNRVEYEFDIPQLQVSAVRDASLNEVAKVLRYAIEHRDEVAAMAEKQAAAKAAGEDVEIGVDANFVEAARAAIAAGDDPLAAAKAAGAELPSEAAAAEPVSEPVEVATAAVAEVAAAVVPDVDYSAPAGDEDNVPPRDAAERLAYATWAVVTGTSPGGIFNTLPILEEEVAEKMAARLTERVGAEVTVDDVLDCETIEQLSEVVRNLQDSGADVDGFVRPLRARTEGSTATPVFVFHPAGGNTLVYEPLLKRLPEDTPMYGIERVDGSIEERAKQYLPELRKIQADGPYVLYGWSLGAVLAMQVGQLLREEGADVRYVGLIDLAMTVEDEDNSPEERVRRLERYQAFAKKTYNVPAELDREQIEELAAASDAEQFSMISDLIKLSGAKIPGGVLEHQRTSWIENRALQQVRPRRYDGDVVLYLADRYHDGAIELEPRFADRKPNGGWDEYVKNLEIVHIPGDHLQIVDEPRIGQIGADLAAKLAAIAEGEK; from the coding sequence ATGGCTGACAACGAGGGCACGCCCACCCAGAACCCCGATGTTCCCGCGACGACCACCCCCGAGGGTGATCTCTCGGTCGCCGAGCTGCGCGAATGGCTGCGCAAATGGGTGGCCGACGCGACCGGGCAGTCGATCGACGCGATCACCGTCGACCGGCCGATGGAGGAGTTCGGGCTGGCATCACGTGATGCCCTCGCCCTCGGTGGCGACATCGAGGACCTGACCGGTGTCACCCTCACCCCCACGGTGGTCTACCAGCATCCGACGATCGCCTCGCTGGCCGAGGTCATCGTCAACGGCGAGCCGGAACTGCCCGCCGAGGAGCTCGAGGACTACGCCGCGGCCTACCGGCCCGGCGAGGCGCACGACATCGCGGTGGTCGGCCTGTCGACCCGCCTGCCCGGCGCGGGCAGCACCCCGGAGTCGACCTGGGATTTCATCATCGGCCGCGGCGACGCGATCCGGGAGCTGCCGGAGGGCCGCTGGTCGGAGTTCCTCGGCGATCCCGGTGTCGCGCAGACCGTCGCGGAGTCCAACACCCTCGGTGGTTACCTGGACCAGGACGTGGTCAAGGGCTTCGACGCGGAGTTCTTCGCCATGTCGCCGGTGGAGGTCGAGCGGGTCGACCCGCAGCAGCGCCTGATGATGGAGCTCACCTGGGAGGCGCTCGAGCACGCGCGCATCCCGGCCAGTGAGCTCAAGGGCGGCAAGGTCGGCGTGTTCGTCGGCTCGTCCAGCAGCGATTTCCAGCTCATCGCCTCGCTCGGCCTGGGTGATCGCGACCCGAACCTGCCGATCTCGGCGGAGGCGTACGCCCTGCTCGGCGCGTCGACCGGCATCATCGCCAACCGCGTCTCCTACTTCTTCGACTTCCGTGGCCCGTCGGTCACCGTCGACACCGCCTGCTCCTCGACCATCGTCGCGGTCCACCAGGCCGTGCGCGCGCTGCGCGACGGCGAGGCCGACGTGGCGCTGGCCGGTGGCGTGAACATGATCCTGGCCCCGGTCATCACCCTGGGCTTCGAGAAGAACGGCGCCGTCGCCAAGGACGGCCACATCAAGGCCTTCTCCAACGACGCCGACGGCATGGTCCGCTCCGAGGGCGCGGGCCTGGTGGTGCTCAAGCGCCTGGTCGACGCCGAGCGTGACGGCGACTCCATCCTCGGCGTGATCAAGGGTTCCGCGGTGAACTCCGACGGCCGCTCCAACGGCCTGTTCGCCCCGAACCCGGAGGCCCAGGCCGACGTCCTGCGCGCCGCCTACCGCGACGCGGGCATCGCCCCCTCCTCGGTCGACTACATCGAGGCGCACGGCACCGGCACCCCGATCGGTGACCCGATCGAGGCCGAGGCGCTGGCCCGCATCGTGGGTCGCGGCCGCGACGCCGACAAGCCCGCCTTGCTGGGCTCGGCCAAGACCAACTTCGGCCACCTGGAATCCGGCGCGGGCGCGGCCAGCCTCGCCAAGGTGCTGATGTCGTTCCGGCACAACGTGATTCCGCCGAACATCAACTACGCGGGCCCGAGCCCGTACATCCCGTTCGAGCAGGCCAACCTCAAGGTGGTCGACGAGCCCACCGAGTACCCGCGCTACAGCGGCGTCGCGACCGTCGGCATCTCCGGCTTCGGTTTCGGTGGCACCAACGCGCACGTGGTGCTGCAGGAATACGTGCCGTCGAAGCCCGTCGTCGAGGACGTGACGCCGGCGCAGGTCGCCGCCGAGGAGATCGAGGGCGAGGAGAGCACCGACGTGCTCGCCGAGGCCACCGCCATCACCGAGGCCGCCGCCGAGCCGGAGCAGCCGGTGGAACTGGAGTGGGACGGCGAGCGCGCCGAGCCGCTGCCGGTGATCCTGGCCGTGTCGGCCTACCTGCCCTCGCGCCGCAAGCGCGCCGCCGCCGAGCTGGCCGACTGGCTGGAGGGCGCGGGCAAGGACGTGCCGCTGGTCGACGTGGCCCGCGCGCTGGCCAAGCGCAGCCACCAGCGTTCGCGCGGTGTGGTGCTGGCCAAGACGCACGACGAGGCCGTCGCCGGCCTGCGCGCCATCGCCGAGGGCAAGCCCGGTGCCGGTGTGTTCACCGCCGACTCCCCGGCCGCGGCCCCGCCGGTCTGGGTGATGTGCGGCTTCGGCGCGCAGCACCGCAAGATGTCCAAGCAGCTCTACAACGAGAACTCGATCTTCCGCAAGGCGGTCGACGAGGTCGACGAGCTGGTCCAGGACGAGGCGGGTTACTCGATCCGCGAGATGTTCCTCGACGACGAGCAGGACTACGACGTCGGCACCTGCCAGGTCGGCATCTTCACCACCCAGCTGGGCCTGGCCGCGGTGCTGCGCGCACACGGCGCCGAACCCGCTGCCGTGGTGGGTCATTCGATGGGTGAGGTCGCGGGCGCCTACATCGCGGGCGGACTGAGCCTGGAAGACGCGGTGCGCGTGATCTGCGCCCGTTCGCGCCTGATGGGCGAGGGCGAGCAGATGATCACCGAGGACGACGTGCGCAACATGGCGCTGGTCGAACTCAGCGCCCACGACGTGGCCGAGCTGCTGCCGCGCTTCCCCGACGTGGAGTGCGCGGTGTACGCCGCGCCCACCAACACCGTCATCGGCGGACCGCGCGAGCAGGTGGAGCAGATCGTCGCCGAGGTGGAGGGCATGGGCAAGTTCGCCCGCATCCTGCCCACCCGCGGCGCCGGCCACACCTCGCAGATGGACCCGCTGCTTGGCGAGCTGGCCGCCGAACTGGCCGGCATCGAGCCGACCGCGCTGAAGACCGGCCTGTTCTCGACCGTGCACGAGGGCCTGTACTTCAAGCCCGGTTCCGAGCCGATCCACGACGAGCCCTACTGGGTGAAGAACATGCGCCATTCGGTGTACTTCACCAACGCGATCAAGGCCGCCGTCGACTCCGGGCACACCACGTTCCTGGAGCTGGCGCCCAACTCGGTGGCGCTGATGCAGGTCCTGGGCACCACCTTCGCCGCGGGCGTGCACGACGCGCAGCTCATCCCCACGCTCAAGCGCAAGGAGGACGAGTCCGCCGGTGTCATCGGCGCGCTCGCCCAGCTGTACGTGCACGGGCACGCGGTGAACCTGAGTTCGCTGCTGCCCGAAGGCGATTACGCCGACGTGCCGCGTACCGCGTTCGTGCGCAAGGAGTACTGGCCCGCGGTCGCGATGTCCTCGGGCACCGGCAACACCCGGGTGCCCGGCGCGCACGTCGCGATGCCCGACGGCCGCCACGCCTGGGAGGTGCAGGCCGCCTCGGTCACCGATCTGACCGCGCTGGTGCGCGCCGCCGCCGCGCAGGTGCTCTCCGATGTCGCGGTGACGGTGTCGCATCCGCACGCCGCGCTGCCCGCCTCGGGCACGCTGACCACCACCCTCACCCCGCACCTCGGTGGCGCGTCGGTGCAGGTGCACGCCAAGGGCGCGACGGGCTTCACCCTGCTGTTCGACGCGGTCGTCACCTCCGGCGCCCCGCTGCCCGAACCCGTTGTCGCCGAGGTGGTTCCGGCCGCCGTCGCCGAGCCCACCGCCGCCGAGGTGGCAGTGGCCACCAGCGACCGCTGGAGCCCCGACAGCGGCGAGTCCGTCGAGCAGCGGCTGTGCGTGATCGTCGCCGAGTCCATGGGCTACGCCGTCGAGGACCTCCCGATGGAGATCCCGCTGATGGAGCTGGGCCTGGACTCGCTGATGGCGATGCGCATCAAGAACCGCGTCGAGTACGAGTTCGACATCCCGCAGCTGCAGGTCTCGGCCGTGCGCGACGCCAGCCTCAACGAGGTCGCCAAGGTGCTGCGCTACGCCATCGAGCACCGTGACGAGGTCGCCGCGATGGCCGAGAAGCAGGCCGCCGCCAAGGCCGCCGGTGAAGACGTGGAGATCGGCGTCGACGCCAACTTCGTCGAAGCGGCGCGCGCGGCGATCGCCGCCGGCGACGATCCGCTGGCCGCCGCGAAGGCCGCCGGTGCCGAACTGCCGTCGGAAGCCGCTGCCGCCGAACCGGTTTCGGAGCCGGTCGAGGTCGCTACCGCCGCTGTCGCCGAGGTCGCCGCGGCTGTGGTTCCCGATGTGGATTACTCGGCGCCCGCCGGGGACGAGGACAACGTGCCGCCGCGTGATGCGGCCGAGCGGCTCGCGTACGCCACCTGGGCTGTCGTCACCGGCACCTCGCCGGGCGGCATCTTCAACACCCTGCCGATCCTGGAAGAGGAGGTTGCCGAGAAGATGGCGGCCCGCCTCACCGAGCGGGTGGGCGCCGAGGTGACCGTCGACGACGTGCTCGACTGCGAGACCATCGAGCAGCTCTCCGAGGTCGTGCGCAACCTGCAGGACAGCGGTGCCGACGTGGACGGCTTCGTCCGTCCGCTGCGCGCCAGGACCGAAGGTTCCACCGCCACACCGGTGTTCGTGTTCCACCCGGCCGGCGGCAACACCCTCGTCTACGAGCCGCTGCTCAAGCGGCTGCCGGAAGACACCCCGATGTACGGCATCGAGCGCGTCGACGGCTCCATCGAGGAACGGGCCAAGCAGTACCTGCCCGAGCTGCGCAAGATCCAGGCCGACGGCCCGTACGTGCTGTACGGCTGGTCGCTGGGCGCCGTGCTGGCCATGCAGGTCGGCCAGCTGCTGCGCGAGGAGGGCGCCGACGTCCGCTACGTCGGTCTGATCGACCTCGCGATGACCGTCGAGGACGAGGACAACAGCCCCGAGGAGCGCGTGCGCCGCCTCGAGCGCTACCAGGCCTTCGCCAAGAAGACCTACAACGTCCCCGCCGAACTCGACCGCGAGCAGATCGAAGAGCTGGCCGCCGCCTCCGACGCCGAGCAGTTCTCGATGATCAGCGACCTGATCAAGCTGTCGGGCGCGAAGATCCCGGGCGGTGTGCTCGAACACCAGCGCACCTCCTGGATCGAGAACCGCGCGCTGCAGCAGGTGCGTCCCCGCCGCTACGACGGCGACGTGGTGCTCTACCTGGCCGACCGCTACCACGACGGCGCGATCGAGCTGGAGCCCCGCTTCGCCGACCGCAAGCCCAACGGCGGCTGGGACGAGTACGTGAAGAACCTGGAGATCGTCCACATCCCGGGCGACCACCTGCAGATCGTCGACGAACCGCGAATCGGCCAGATCGGTGCCGACCTCGCCGCCAAGCTCGCGGCGATCGCCGAGGGAGAGAAGTGA
- a CDS encoding acyl-CoA carboxylase subunit beta: MSTTAEKLADLNQRLELAKEPAGAKGIEKRARKGIPSARDRIDMLMDPGTFVEIGALVRKPGDPTALYGDGVVVGHGLVEGRPVAVFSHDQTVYGGSVGEAFGRKLCGIMQYASKVGIPLVGINDSGGARVQEAISSLAWYAWMATNLEPLSGMVPLVSLILGNCAGGAVYEPICTDVVVATESAHMFVTGPKIIKEVTGEDVSLEELGGARTQAEYGNIHHVAKDEAAAFQWVREYLGYMPSSCQELPPVVNPGMEPEITDSDRELNTLMPDSDNAGYDMHEVLLRIFDDGEFKEISAETGPNIITGFSRVDGQTVGVVANQPLASAGALDARASDKASHFVRLCDAFEIPLIFVVDTPGFLPGVEQEKVGVIKRGGRFLFSYVEASVPKITLVVRKSYGGGYAVMGSKQLGADINLAWPTARLAVMGAEGAVSLLGAAQIAAAPEDQRAAIRQNLIDFYNANIATPWVAAERGFIDAVIEPSTTRLEIRRALKLLQDKKIQRNPRKHHVLPL; encoded by the coding sequence GTGAGCACTACCGCTGAAAAGCTGGCCGATCTGAATCAGCGTCTCGAGCTCGCCAAGGAGCCCGCAGGTGCGAAGGGGATCGAAAAGCGGGCGCGGAAGGGCATTCCCAGCGCACGGGATCGCATCGACATGCTGATGGACCCGGGCACCTTCGTCGAGATCGGTGCCCTGGTCCGCAAGCCCGGCGACCCGACCGCGCTCTACGGTGACGGCGTCGTCGTGGGGCACGGGCTGGTCGAGGGCAGGCCGGTGGCGGTGTTCTCGCACGACCAGACCGTCTACGGCGGTTCGGTCGGTGAGGCGTTCGGCCGCAAGCTGTGCGGCATCATGCAGTACGCGTCCAAGGTCGGCATCCCGCTGGTCGGTATCAACGATTCCGGTGGCGCGCGCGTGCAGGAGGCGATCAGTTCGCTGGCCTGGTACGCCTGGATGGCGACCAATCTGGAACCGCTGTCGGGCATGGTCCCGCTGGTCTCGCTGATCCTGGGCAACTGCGCCGGCGGCGCGGTGTACGAGCCCATCTGCACCGATGTGGTGGTGGCGACCGAGTCGGCGCACATGTTCGTCACCGGCCCGAAGATCATCAAAGAGGTCACCGGCGAGGACGTGAGCCTCGAGGAGCTCGGCGGCGCGCGCACGCAGGCCGAGTACGGCAACATCCACCACGTCGCCAAGGACGAGGCGGCCGCGTTCCAGTGGGTGCGCGAGTACCTGGGGTACATGCCGAGCAGCTGCCAGGAACTGCCACCGGTGGTGAACCCCGGCATGGAGCCCGAGATCACCGATTCCGACCGCGAGCTGAACACGCTCATGCCGGACTCGGACAACGCGGGCTACGACATGCACGAGGTGCTGCTGCGCATCTTCGACGACGGTGAGTTCAAGGAGATCAGCGCCGAGACCGGCCCGAACATCATCACCGGGTTCTCCCGGGTCGATGGGCAGACCGTCGGCGTGGTCGCCAATCAGCCGCTGGCCTCGGCCGGCGCGCTCGATGCCCGTGCCTCGGACAAGGCCTCGCACTTCGTGCGCCTGTGCGACGCGTTCGAGATCCCGCTGATCTTCGTCGTCGACACCCCGGGCTTCCTGCCCGGTGTGGAGCAGGAGAAGGTCGGCGTGATCAAGCGCGGTGGCCGCTTCCTGTTCTCCTACGTGGAGGCCTCGGTCCCCAAGATCACCCTGGTGGTCCGCAAGTCCTACGGCGGCGGCTACGCGGTGATGGGTTCCAAGCAGCTCGGCGCCGACATCAACCTGGCCTGGCCCACCGCCCGCCTCGCGGTGATGGGTGCCGAGGGCGCGGTCAGTCTGCTGGGCGCCGCCCAGATCGCCGCGGCGCCGGAGGACCAGCGCGCCGCCATCCGCCAGAACCTGATCGACTTCTACAACGCCAATATCGCCACCCCGTGGGTCGCCGCCGAACGCGGCTTCATCGACGCGGTGATCGAACCCTCGACCACCCGCCTCGAGATCCGCCGCGCCCTGAAACTCCTCCAGGACAAGAAGATCCAGCGCAACCCGCGTAAGCACCACGTCCTGCCGCTGTGA
- a CDS encoding ESX secretion-associated protein EspG, translated as MSGPRWRLDGLAVTIALEANGRDRLPYPLRYKPEIRETAQEFAARRARSAQRLQRVYDESFHRALEILLEPRTRVEVHGFHGPEQKQSVGIHAGIVGSEAVVAVQFSERDRRDGGDIELSCHPAHQVAAEIVALLPRCAGGTHPRFEGRRGDLEAPVYSRHPTQLSDTERLQKFLKRHRCGTGEIAVYPGFEIDARPTTDGSAFLWLDYPGDGRYLMQHHDAENFTVIPGPPDEITRRLQTRITTVSGRLSHR; from the coding sequence GTGAGCGGCCCGCGCTGGCGCCTGGACGGGCTCGCCGTCACCATCGCGCTGGAGGCGAACGGGCGCGACCGCCTCCCCTACCCGCTGCGGTACAAGCCCGAAATCCGGGAGACCGCCCAGGAATTCGCCGCTCGCCGGGCGCGCAGTGCCCAGCGGCTCCAGCGGGTCTACGACGAATCGTTCCACCGCGCGCTGGAGATCCTGCTGGAACCGCGCACGCGGGTCGAGGTGCACGGTTTCCACGGGCCCGAGCAGAAGCAGAGCGTCGGCATCCACGCGGGCATCGTCGGGTCCGAAGCTGTTGTGGCGGTGCAGTTCTCGGAGCGCGACCGGCGCGACGGCGGCGACATCGAACTGAGTTGCCATCCCGCGCACCAGGTCGCGGCGGAGATCGTCGCCCTCCTGCCGCGGTGCGCGGGCGGCACCCACCCGCGGTTCGAGGGCAGGCGCGGCGATCTCGAAGCGCCGGTCTACTCCCGGCATCCGACGCAACTCTCCGACACCGAACGCCTGCAGAAGTTCCTGAAACGCCACCGCTGCGGCACCGGCGAGATCGCCGTATACCCCGGCTTCGAGATCGACGCCCGCCCCACCACCGACGGCAGCGCCTTCCTCTGGCTGGACTACCCCGGCGACGGCCGCTACCTCATGCAGCACCACGACGCCGAGAACTTCACCGTCATCCCGGGCCCACCCGACGAGATCACCCGCCGCCTCCAAACCCGCATCACCACGGTGAGCGGACGCCTTTCGCACCGGTGA
- a CDS encoding PPE domain-containing protein: MPLPLIALAVVAVAAVAAEGEAIYDNYSTSHDEAKARGDLGTAANDAVSGDRTIIESERARLESGFDGTYAKAELTGKLESFSTLSHQEIWDALNGSGDKPGVSAGEINAGADGWRRLVTGMSTAVTDFRTKIDTAINQGWSGNTANAAIDGVRAYASEAEKLPTTFQMVANGIDLMEGALLQAKMAIDKPKELSWDGKLTAWIPDGGLLKDEQYRIDEAERAAQEILERVYKPQAVVADEKTPVLAVPKNTIGEIGQPADDGNGGATNNNNGNGDNGTTSNDDQAVPQSTLPQSTDEETTSPSTEDTGDDAGDDSSGEDDTTASSTTPGTETTPTGTTPGTTTPGTTPGGPGSGGGPGGGGSPGLGTTSQNPTAGRPVAGTPAGNQAAAAAAGRGGAAGGRGMSGMPGMMGGGGRGAGNNNDDDEHTSPDYLIQDRESELIGELPPTLPPGGVIGG; encoded by the coding sequence ATGCCGCTTCCACTGATCGCGCTGGCCGTCGTCGCGGTCGCCGCTGTCGCCGCCGAGGGCGAGGCAATCTACGACAACTACAGCACCTCGCACGACGAAGCGAAGGCGCGCGGCGACCTCGGGACCGCCGCGAACGACGCGGTCAGCGGGGACCGCACGATCATCGAGTCCGAGCGGGCACGGCTCGAGTCGGGATTCGACGGCACCTACGCCAAAGCCGAGCTGACCGGCAAGCTCGAGAGCTTCTCGACGCTGTCGCATCAGGAGATCTGGGACGCGCTGAACGGCAGCGGCGACAAGCCGGGCGTCTCGGCGGGCGAGATCAACGCGGGCGCCGATGGCTGGCGGCGCCTGGTGACCGGGATGTCCACGGCGGTGACCGATTTCCGCACCAAGATCGACACCGCGATCAATCAGGGCTGGTCCGGCAACACCGCGAACGCGGCGATCGACGGTGTGCGCGCCTACGCGAGCGAAGCGGAGAAGCTGCCGACCACCTTCCAGATGGTCGCCAACGGCATCGACCTGATGGAAGGCGCGCTGCTGCAGGCGAAGATGGCGATCGACAAGCCCAAAGAGCTGTCCTGGGACGGGAAACTGACCGCCTGGATTCCGGACGGCGGACTCCTCAAGGACGAGCAGTACCGCATCGACGAGGCCGAACGCGCCGCGCAGGAGATCCTGGAGCGCGTGTACAAGCCGCAGGCGGTGGTCGCCGACGAGAAGACACCGGTGCTCGCGGTGCCCAAGAACACGATCGGCGAGATCGGGCAGCCCGCCGACGACGGCAACGGCGGCGCCACGAACAACAACAACGGCAACGGCGACAACGGGACGACGTCGAACGACGACCAGGCCGTGCCGCAGTCGACGCTTCCGCAGTCCACCGACGAGGAAACCACGTCGCCGTCGACCGAGGACACCGGCGACGACGCCGGTGACGACAGCTCCGGCGAGGACGACACCACCGCGTCGTCGACCACCCCCGGCACCGAGACCACTCCCACCGGAACCACACCGGGCACCACCACACCGGGGACCACGCCCGGCGGACCGGGCTCCGGCGGCGGACCCGGGGGCGGCGGCTCGCCCGGCCTCGGCACCACGTCGCAGAACCCGACCGCGGGCCGTCCCGTGGCCGGTACGCCCGCGGGGAACCAGGCCGCCGCGGCCGCGGCGGGCAGAGGTGGCGCCGCCGGTGGTCGCGGCATGTCCGGTATGCCGGGCATGATGGGCGGCGGCGGGCGTGGCGCCGGGAACAACAACGACGACGACGAGCACACCTCGCCCGACTACCTGATCCAGGATCGCGAATCCGAACTCATCGGCGAGCTGCCGCCCACGCTGCCCCCGGGCGGGGTGATCGGCGGGTGA